The following coding sequences lie in one Heyndrickxia oleronia genomic window:
- a CDS encoding uracil-DNA glycosylase, whose protein sequence is MSEDHFARLKEITNKVFPNEINLLTNYDGWEDSIDLRGKNLKVSIIEENSEFDYKLRFSDERGLNVIIPCLGIEYLNEYRNGDHIIIEIYSYIYEGIARITIKGEEITIQHSDKDKDYSVLINQAKACQICTAMKEVEAIIGYNNGNLDADIMFIAEAPGPKGADVTGIPLQGDATGNNFDKLLSFTRWKRSDIYITNAVLCCPTDDTGKVRKPTKHEIQNCHPYLARIIDLVNPKVIVTLGKKALEALKSIENHQIILKEDVASYTKWNNRWVYPLYHPSPQVINTKTRTMEQQRTDFKQLEHNYHKRIIKGLDPISYQKKEM, encoded by the coding sequence ATGAGTGAGGATCATTTTGCTAGATTAAAAGAAATTACTAATAAGGTATTTCCGAATGAGATTAATTTATTAACAAATTATGATGGCTGGGAAGATTCGATAGATTTGCGAGGAAAGAACTTAAAGGTATCCATAATAGAAGAGAATTCTGAATTTGATTATAAATTAAGGTTTTCAGATGAAAGAGGTTTAAATGTGATAATCCCCTGTTTGGGAATAGAATATTTAAATGAATATAGAAATGGCGATCATATCATTATTGAAATCTATTCATATATCTATGAAGGAATTGCACGAATAACGATTAAAGGTGAAGAAATAACCATCCAACACTCTGATAAAGATAAGGATTACTCCGTATTAATAAACCAAGCAAAAGCATGCCAAATTTGTACTGCCATGAAAGAAGTCGAAGCTATAATTGGGTATAATAACGGAAATCTCGATGCAGACATCATGTTCATTGCAGAAGCACCTGGACCAAAAGGAGCCGATGTAACAGGAATTCCTTTACAAGGGGATGCTACGGGGAATAATTTTGACAAACTTTTATCTTTTACTCGTTGGAAACGTTCAGACATTTATATAACAAATGCAGTTTTGTGCTGTCCGACGGATGATACTGGAAAGGTTAGAAAGCCTACCAAACATGAAATCCAAAATTGTCACCCATATCTCGCTAGAATAATAGATTTGGTTAATCCAAAGGTGATCGTTACTTTAGGAAAGAAAGCATTAGAAGCACTAAAGTCAATTGAAAATCATCAAATAATACTTAAAGAGGATGTAGCTTCATATACAAAATGGAATAATAGGTGGGTCTACCCCCTTTATCATCCGAGTCCACAAGTAATTAACACGAAAACTAGAACCATGGAACAACAAAGGACAGATTTTAAACAACTAGAGCATAATTATCATAAGAGAATTATAAAGGGATTAGATCCCATCAGTTATCAAAAAAAGGAAATGTAA
- a CDS encoding glycosyltransferase family 2 protein, translating into MGSFAIIMPVFNKMDYLNQAIDSVINQTLDFRENIELIIINDGSTDNSSLICKQYKERYPNHIKYVETDNNGPGAARNLGCKMVSEHSDYIGFLDADDTLELNALEKVDHFFSEYPVDLAILPIKYVDSKGVIKEHALNYRFRKGDRIINILEEYSAIHYYAGGVFIKKKLYENNQFSFVTSISYWEDALSFNRYLIENNDYGVVTDTAYYYRREDNGHSLVDESWGNMARFNLLDNGYKKLIDLSLAKFGTVIPYIQYLLVYHIKLYLYKKNSKIFMTSLNEEEREKFIVSFINIIRYVDDRIILEQKMNHYFKEFLISLKRNGWPLKRVSISKNHRSDKIIIKKKTYVGLGIKIEGYHSSEFDSLTENDCIYIKIGKKLKKCPKREIKKDIKIWGVTVRDFKHAGFEIFLPLHRLNIEFYLSKNGLIHKLNEFNYYVRVMNKLTGLFKRNKQEIKYGQKVKNYDEESIMFTK; encoded by the coding sequence TTGGGGAGTTTTGCAATCATCATGCCTGTTTTTAATAAAATGGATTATCTCAATCAGGCAATTGATAGTGTGATCAATCAAACATTAGATTTTCGAGAAAATATAGAATTGATTATTATTAATGATGGAAGTACAGATAATAGTTCTCTTATTTGTAAACAATACAAAGAAAGATATCCTAATCATATTAAATATGTAGAAACAGACAATAACGGACCTGGTGCTGCAAGAAATTTAGGATGTAAAATGGTGTCGGAACATTCAGATTATATCGGATTTTTAGATGCAGATGACACGTTGGAACTGAATGCTCTCGAAAAGGTCGATCATTTTTTTAGTGAATATCCTGTAGATTTGGCAATTTTACCAATTAAGTATGTTGATTCAAAAGGTGTGATAAAAGAGCATGCACTCAATTATCGCTTTCGTAAAGGTGATCGAATCATTAACATTTTAGAAGAGTACTCTGCTATTCATTATTATGCCGGTGGAGTTTTTATAAAAAAGAAATTATACGAAAACAATCAATTCAGCTTTGTTACATCTATCTCTTATTGGGAAGATGCCCTGTCTTTCAATCGTTATTTAATAGAAAATAACGATTATGGGGTAGTAACAGACACTGCCTATTATTATAGAAGAGAAGATAACGGACATTCATTAGTAGATGAATCATGGGGGAATATGGCTAGGTTTAACTTGTTAGACAACGGCTATAAGAAGTTGATTGATTTGTCATTGGCTAAGTTTGGAACGGTCATACCATATATTCAGTATTTGTTGGTATATCATATTAAGCTATATCTATATAAGAAAAACTCAAAAATATTTATGACTTCCTTAAACGAAGAGGAAAGAGAAAAATTCATCGTATCCTTCATCAATATCATCAGGTATGTGGATGATCGTATCATTCTTGAACAAAAGATGAATCATTACTTTAAAGAATTTTTAATATCGCTAAAAAGAAATGGATGGCCTTTAAAGAGAGTAAGTATTTCTAAGAATCATCGTTCCGATAAAATAATTATCAAAAAGAAAACCTATGTAGGATTGGGGATAAAAATAGAGGGTTACCATAGTTCCGAATTCGATAGTTTGACAGAAAATGATTGTATCTATATAAAAATAGGAAAAAAATTAAAGAAATGCCCCAAGAGAGAGATTAAAAAGGATATAAAAATATGGGGAGTTACCGTTAGAGACTTTAAACATGCGGGATTTGAAATATTCCTGCCACTACATCGTCTTAACATTGAATTTTACTTGTCTAAAAATGGTCTTATACATAAATTGAACGAATTTAATTATTACGTAAGAGTGATGAATAAATTAACAGGTTTGTTCAAACGAAATAAACAAGAAATAAAATATGGTCAAAAAGTAAAGAACTATGATGAAGAATCGATCATGTTTACTAAATAG
- a CDS encoding bifunctional glycosyltransferase/CDP-glycerol:glycerophosphate glycerophosphotransferase → MYDISVIIPTYNSEDLIADALDSINHQTFNGKIEIICVDDCSEDNTVDVIKGFHSKENRMIKVLQQSQNQRQGAARNRGVQEAKGEYIFFLDSDDVLDENTLEVMYKKAKLRDCDFVLCDWTYLYSDRGEVYVNNDLFLIEEWLEMDQCEMLFQAESYFTVNKLYKKDFLEKNHIRYGEGYIYEDLEFYINVVQNANMIGIVSNPFYKVRINPSSTTKTNYHTTVHMNDYLAAVSRSLTIFSPRHEESFYMVYKYLFYRAQLYSEKRIPKKYRKQMVKSTVELLNNRNKTYYIPEKIVLFNQLYFHNKLIMDNKIKTIMLVRKLQKKGKLNRYYKLYRSLKNMIDIHFYINKLKESKLNKKRRLYHLEKIKKKYQSSPVQSNTVLFLGFDYRYTGNSKYFFDYLKERYPELNINYVTKDEAVPLEYRIKPKSAEFWKALGEAKVFITESWTPLAFYKKEDALWLQLWHGTPYKKLFFDSHEKFVSKYNRNHKRNKKKDVAKWDYLLADSEGGKNKFKSAFSISSDKILNYGYPRVQWLKDNDNNQVLKEEIKQKLQISNEKKVILYAPTWRDYNFKNKYPDFNYLINLRKLAAEIGNEYVVIAKLHSMEKQNLAIDNIIIPSGDIETQELLLITDCLISDFSSIIFDVLPINRNILLYINDEEKYRDARGAYEDLEKLLDPFTFNHVEDIIDQINNKESLIIHPNYSKLKETYANVHGWDSNKKLADVIVNYMKE, encoded by the coding sequence ATGTATGATATTTCGGTGATTATTCCGACATATAATTCTGAAGATTTAATAGCTGACGCATTGGATTCAATCAATCATCAAACCTTTAATGGGAAAATAGAAATTATTTGTGTGGACGATTGTTCTGAAGATAATACTGTAGATGTGATAAAAGGTTTTCATAGTAAAGAAAACAGGATGATAAAGGTTTTACAGCAGTCTCAAAATCAAAGACAAGGAGCTGCACGAAATAGAGGAGTACAAGAGGCTAAAGGGGAATACATCTTCTTTTTAGATAGTGATGATGTGCTTGATGAAAATACGTTGGAGGTTATGTACAAAAAGGCAAAGCTAAGAGATTGTGATTTTGTACTCTGTGATTGGACGTATCTCTATAGTGATAGAGGAGAAGTATATGTTAATAATGATCTATTCCTAATTGAAGAATGGTTAGAGATGGATCAATGTGAAATGCTATTTCAAGCAGAATCGTATTTTACCGTTAATAAATTATACAAAAAGGACTTTTTGGAAAAAAATCATATTCGTTATGGAGAAGGCTATATTTATGAAGATCTGGAGTTTTATATAAATGTAGTTCAAAATGCCAATATGATTGGTATCGTCAGTAATCCATTTTATAAAGTTAGGATTAATCCTAGCTCTACTACAAAAACAAACTACCATACTACCGTGCATATGAATGATTATCTTGCAGCAGTTTCCAGATCATTAACTATTTTTAGCCCAAGACATGAAGAGTCTTTTTATATGGTTTATAAATATCTTTTTTACAGAGCGCAGCTATATTCAGAAAAACGGATACCAAAAAAATACCGAAAACAAATGGTGAAAAGTACAGTTGAGCTATTAAATAACCGAAATAAAACCTATTATATCCCTGAGAAGATTGTCTTATTTAATCAGCTATACTTTCATAATAAATTGATTATGGATAATAAAATTAAGACGATTATGCTAGTAAGGAAATTACAGAAAAAAGGAAAATTAAATCGTTATTATAAACTGTATCGCAGCTTAAAAAACATGATTGATATCCATTTTTATATAAACAAATTGAAGGAAAGTAAATTAAATAAAAAAAGACGATTATATCATCTAGAAAAAATAAAAAAGAAATATCAGTCGTCTCCCGTTCAAAGCAATACGGTCCTATTTTTAGGTTTTGATTATCGTTATACGGGTAATTCTAAATACTTTTTTGATTATTTAAAGGAAAGATATCCGGAATTGAACATTAATTATGTTACGAAAGATGAAGCGGTACCTCTAGAATACCGAATCAAACCGAAGAGTGCAGAATTTTGGAAAGCCCTTGGCGAGGCAAAGGTTTTTATAACTGAAAGCTGGACCCCCTTAGCATTTTATAAGAAGGAAGACGCTTTATGGCTTCAGCTTTGGCATGGAACTCCCTATAAAAAGCTGTTTTTTGATAGCCATGAAAAGTTTGTTTCTAAATATAATCGGAACCATAAGCGAAACAAGAAAAAAGATGTGGCGAAATGGGATTATCTTTTAGCTGATTCGGAAGGCGGAAAAAATAAATTTAAGAGTGCCTTTTCTATTTCTAGTGATAAAATCCTCAACTATGGCTATCCAAGGGTGCAATGGCTGAAGGACAACGATAATAATCAAGTACTAAAGGAAGAAATAAAACAGAAATTACAAATCTCCAATGAGAAAAAGGTTATTTTATATGCACCTACATGGAGAGACTATAATTTTAAAAATAAATACCCAGATTTTAATTACTTGATTAATCTTAGAAAATTAGCGGCTGAAATTGGGAATGAATATGTCGTGATTGCTAAATTACACTCAATGGAAAAGCAAAATTTAGCGATTGATAATATCATTATCCCTTCAGGAGATATCGAAACCCAAGAATTATTATTAATCACGGATTGTCTCATTAGCGATTTTTCTTCGATTATCTTTGATGTTTTACCGATCAATCGGAACATACTACTTTATATAAATGACGAAGAAAAATATAGAGATGCCAGAGGAGCGTATGAGGATTTAGAAAAATTATTAGATCCATTTACGTTTAATCATGTAGAAGATATTATTGACCAAATCAATAACAAAGAAAGTCTAATCATCCATCCGAACTATAGTAAATTAAAGGAGACCTATGCAAATGTGCATGGATGGGATAGTAATAAAAAGCTTGCAGATGTGATCGTTAATTATATGAAGGAATGA
- a CDS encoding TetR/AcrR family transcriptional regulator: MSVQYPDKRVKRTKENFRSTLLSLMEEKNFSEITITEIVKAADYNRGTFYAHYKSKEDVLEEIIDEMFEKMTEAFRKPYLQLSVVDLEELSSHSIVLFYHFLENKKFYKLMLSSKVNVNFREKMIKKLVQLFREDYSEFTYTEVDPEINIKLFNTYQVHGIIGLILEWIDHDFPYSPAYMGDQLIHILSFYMKKVVINKVDD; the protein is encoded by the coding sequence ATGTCTGTTCAATATCCTGATAAACGAGTAAAAAGAACAAAAGAAAATTTCAGATCAACATTATTATCTTTAATGGAAGAAAAAAACTTTTCTGAGATTACCATTACAGAGATTGTAAAAGCCGCTGATTACAATCGTGGAACTTTTTATGCCCATTATAAAAGTAAGGAAGATGTACTTGAAGAGATAATTGATGAGATGTTTGAAAAAATGACGGAGGCTTTTCGTAAGCCCTACCTTCAATTATCTGTTGTGGATCTCGAAGAACTATCATCCCATTCAATTGTATTATTCTACCACTTTCTAGAAAACAAAAAGTTCTATAAACTGATGCTGAGTTCAAAAGTAAATGTTAATTTTAGAGAAAAAATGATTAAAAAGTTAGTTCAATTATTTAGAGAAGACTATTCCGAATTCACCTATACTGAGGTAGATCCCGAAATTAATATCAAGCTTTTTAATACGTATCAGGTACATGGTATTATTGGTTTAATTTTAGAATGGATTGATCATGATTTTCCCTACTCTCCTGCGTATATGGGCGATCAATTAATACATATATTAAGTTTTTACATGAAGAAAGTAGTTATTAATAAGGTAGATGATTGA
- a CDS encoding SDR family NAD(P)-dependent oxidoreductase, with product MTFPVLDGKVAIVTGAAMGMGLATAKLFAEAKAKVVVADFNEEKGQAAVSEIEANGGTAYFIKVDISKSDQVQNMVAKTVEKYGRLDVAVNNAALTPDNAPAAEFDEDYWNKLIAVDLTGTALCMKYELQQMIKQGQGGSIVNISSVSGFRPQPNNIAYVAAKHGVVGMTKVAALENGDKNIRVNSVAPGAIDTPMLRGALIETGQTEEEFAPQLSLLGRFGQPEEIAQASLWLASDQSSYVTGTVIHADAGYTSR from the coding sequence ATGACATTTCCAGTATTAGACGGTAAAGTAGCGATAGTAACCGGTGCAGCAATGGGGATGGGCCTTGCTACAGCTAAACTTTTTGCGGAAGCAAAAGCTAAAGTAGTAGTAGCAGATTTTAATGAAGAAAAAGGACAAGCAGCAGTATCTGAAATTGAAGCAAATGGAGGAACTGCCTATTTTATAAAAGTTGATATTTCTAAATCAGATCAGGTACAAAATATGGTGGCGAAAACCGTTGAAAAGTATGGACGTCTTGATGTAGCTGTCAATAATGCCGCATTAACACCAGATAATGCCCCTGCAGCAGAATTTGATGAAGATTATTGGAATAAGCTAATCGCTGTTGATCTTACAGGAACAGCACTATGTATGAAATATGAATTACAACAAATGATTAAACAAGGACAAGGCGGAAGTATTGTTAATATTTCATCTGTAAGTGGTTTCCGTCCTCAACCGAATAATATTGCCTATGTAGCTGCTAAACATGGAGTCGTAGGAATGACAAAGGTAGCTGCACTAGAAAACGGTGATAAAAATATCCGCGTCAATTCAGTAGCACCAGGAGCAATCGATACTCCTATGCTAAGAGGTGCCTTGATAGAAACAGGACAAACAGAAGAAGAATTCGCACCCCAACTCAGTCTACTAGGCAGATTCGGTCAACCAGAAGAAATTGCCCAAGCAAGCCTATGGCTAGCCTCAGACCAATCCTCTTACGTAACCGGAACAGTCATACATGCTGATGCTGGATACACAAGTCGTTAA